From the genome of Solanum lycopersicum chromosome 12, SLM_r2.1:
AGcgcaatataataattaaaagtgtATGAATGAAGTATCTTTAATATATTGACATTAAAATCAGCTTTTGAGATAGACTAAAATTTGGAATTTAGAGTATGGTCTAATTCAAttcctaataaaaaaatttattttagaaaggACTTGTGATCATTTTTCATTACCCTAAAAGGTAGATAGATATATAGTTTACTTTTggagaagacaaaaaaaatgaacCACAAGTTTTGTCACTCTTTTTGTGGGGTTTTCTAGTTTATTTATGATGCTCTTTATTTGATAGGAATTAATACACAACTATAGGTTTATTGATGGTTAGCCGCGATGAATATGGATTCTGATGAAATGATTGTAATTtattaacttttatttattagatttgaggttttaaatttaaattctaaaaacAATTTTATTGAAAGCGTAATGTATGTATCGCGaatgttataaaattaattagtaaGCGCTAAAAAAAGCAACAAAATTGAAAGGTCTTCACAAAAATTGATCAGTTATCCAAACTCAATACATTTAACTAGTTAAAAGGACCAAAAATGAGAAAGAACTATTTATGCAAATTTTTATGAAGATTCTACCCATGTTTATCTGACTTCTcaattttttctagtttttatCGTCCTAGAATTTCTATTGTATTACTATTATGTAATCAAAATACATTTTCTATAGAGAATTATATTCTTTACCTCACGCAATAAATGAATGATGTAAtacgtaaatttaaatttaatcaaatttaagtataaatataaacaccgaattaaaaataaaagaaaaagtgtaACAGATATCATGGTGTTACGTTGTTCTAGGCTGGAAGGATATGTTGAAGGGTGTGAGACCTTTTACAAAAAGAAtggttaaataaattaaataagatgtgaaaagaatatattctttttctttttacaaaaatataaacacTAAACGATAAActtatatgtataaaaaataatttaactacaaTTTCATTGCACAATTTAATTgactaattaattgaaacatGTTAACAATAAGATATGATTTTcacaaagaaaaattaaaatacaaagactagaaagtttttaaaaaattaataacatatacatttttattcaacacatatatatatatatatttatatgttataatttttgatattttctcaaacaaaaataaCTCTGTTGCTGAtcttaaaaatagatattttattaagaaatacatatattttttcttaactaGATCATACACGATACGAATCTATTAATATACAACCATTATTCAATCTTAACattgtttttcaattatttttatttacaagttgcttatttatttatttatttttcttttgacattattaaaattaaaggtTGAAGAATTAATCTAGAAGGAAATTATTAGTACTCCTTCAAATGTCCTAGGGATACGCGCCAACGTAGACTAACTCCTGTCCGTGTGCATgcaatttttaatgatttttatttttttgtgtaataatatttttaatgaattatcATTATTTCACATTTGGTCAAATTTGATCCAAAAACCTAAAACTAATTTATTAAAGACTcattgatatttaaatttttttctaaaaaagaaactaaaagaaaCCTGAACCATTTTCTTGAAtattaaagtataattttttttgaaaaatattttcttaaatattatttaagaaaaaattgtttttcgAAAACTTAAGCTTCCGTTTGATCGAGACAAAGAAACATAGTTTATTCAggaaattttgatcattttttaaaaatttatctttcaaaagattcaagataaaattattcgattaattatatttgtattgttaAACGAATGAGATATTCAAAATAATCTGATCAATTATTTAATAAACTCTTCAATCAAAGATATGGGGATTTATTATATGACTTACTTGTCTTTTAGTTAGTATAAAAAGGAGAAATTatgtgaataaataaattatactaattaattagttaatattattttaatgtgaaattttatttgCTACTAATTTTTAGGTAAAATTAAGTGGTTGAGTTTTAGTTGTATAAACGCACAGTTTTATAAATTTGTacaaattttgtataatataatttgtataaatatttaaatttatatgtttatatttttatagattTGTTATTTCGAATTTATAcgcaaataaatataaatcaattaatgCTAATCAACTTATACAACTACAGATAAACAcacgaattatacaaatttacATGAGTTATACTAATGTACACTTAAACTATACAAACGAGGTCGTACATAACAACTTACACTATAGCTACAACATGtagatatgaaaaaaataattaaaagcctaattaaatttattgtaatattatttgcgaaatattttatttaagaaagaataatacatttatatatttagtaacgatttaatttttaaatgtcaattttattttaattaaatgaattctagtcacataaatatatatatacacataaattattttaattttacaaattttaaaattcttcctctctttttttttaaatttagtattaaattaaattaacttatataaattgagacaaaaaaatattagataCTTTGtgcttttaatttctttttgtttcacgTTCTTGCTTGGCCCATCTCCATTGGTGGTAAAACGTGTCTGATGCGTGTAAGAGTCCAATgtaaagtatttttattgttattattattatttttaattttcaattttaattttttagtaataatatttttatattcgtaAATATGGATAAGGTTTGTGTAAATATTATCCTccttatattttacttttgaagTTATAGGGGTCAAAAATCTAAATGGTGATATTTAAGAGAAAACTTCCATTTatactaaattaaatttaatatattattgttattataatgaAACTCATTTAAATGATAGAAGAGCTGAAGATTAAATAAGATAGTATTAACTATGATAAAAATTGATTACTTACtaatatttacttaatttttaattttatatttttctactttAGGGACATTCtttaattaataagttaaaGTTTTGTTATATATGTCTAATtaccttcttttatttttttcttcgatCCACATCTATATTTTCTAACTCATGTAACAATTAATCTTGCACATCTCTTTTACTATTGATATAttcacatattattttttcatatattcaatTCAATCGTTTTAGCGTTagtttaatttcttcttttttcagcACATATATCATGCTTACATCATCTTTATAACTgtattattaacaaaaaaattcatcatcatTCTCTTCTACTTAAATTACAATTAGTCATATAATCTCATCGACTAtaatttctttgaattttgaatctttcacaaaaaaaaatgagatttcAATCACAAATACGTAAACATATTGTTGATGATTGTTGAATTAGGATATTAAAATCTCACTTAAAATCTAACCTTATTATTTTACAGAGAAAGAATGTTTggttgctattttttttttaaatcttaaataatatccacaaaaactatatgaagattcatgtattattttatgtgaaaagATCATTCAATAGATTATGAGCACAACTAATAATTGgattaaaacaatttaaataacaaaactACTTCTCATAATAGTGAAGAaacatttattttgtttaaaagtaCACacgtattttaaatatatacattgtatacttgttattttttttaatgataacatCTACCAAAAAATAATTCAGCCGTTGTAATACTCCAATATCTGCATTATATTTattcctaaataaaaaaaatacatgttaatgattataatagcaataaaataatgataattttactatatgcctattgatatataaaaaatcaatatttcgAGAGctaaacatttattttaatataatacagtgaacaaagatattttaaaaataaataattatttctttactttatttaagctgaataaataaaaataaatatttgtttttagtaTAATGGACAGATAAAAATAGACGAAAGAGTATTGATTAACtactttatctatttttatttatttataattaggGGTGTTCATtgtttgaattaaaaatgaacCAAATCGACTAAATAAACTGATTTTATTtgggtttgatttgatttagttttagaattttaaaaactgatagtattttattttgattatgattttttaaaaaaattaaagaaataattggaTCGAATCGATAAATcgtatacataaattttattattatatatacataatatattatttgagtaaacaattttaaagatctTATATacgtttttataaaaaattattcataatttacttataaaatcaaaatttccaaggtgaaaaaaattatcttattatttcatGTATATGACTAATATGAGAATCTATGATAATTTTTTGTGACACTGGAAATGTCATTGTTCTTCCTTCTAGgcaaaaatagtaaatttaaagttttattcatgataaatttagtgattaaaaattttataatgtcatcattttaattatttttcgttttgataattgtttctttcaattttatatatggtCGATAACCGAATATTAAACTAAATTGAACTGAAATCAATAACAACTAAATCAATAAACGTTTActattacatttagtttgatttgattttgatattttaaaaacagattaagatattttaatttaaattttgagtaaTAACCGACTCAAACCTATCCATAAATACTCTAGTTTATAGTATTGACCTAGCAAAACTTTTAATAAGCAATAAATAGAGTTATTATTCTTTTAgactataattaataataagatgatatttgaaattatttaaataaaattagacatttatttttagtataaccGCCAAATAAAAAGCGAAAGAATGCcgaatttctctttttctttaacaTCCTTTTTTTTCGAACAAACTAATATACGCGGTCCAAATCGACCACAATATAAGCCCCTTTTTTAGGGTTACAAAAAACATCCTTTACCTTTGTCgtgttttttctctttttcttgaattttacaATCACTTTTCCCCCCTCTCATTTTAGTGAAAGTAAGATTTGAGAGCATTGATTGAGTATTGGAGGTGTCAAGGTAAAAGGGTTCTTGAATTTTGTGAATTTCATATCATTTCTATCAATTCTTGATCATAGATAGGTGGTTGTAGTGAAGAGCTTTTGTGGGCTGGACACTAATTTCTGtttaaagttttgattttttgtattgTGTTGTTTTCATTTTGTCAATTTCAAATCATTTCTATCAATTGTTGATCATAGTTAGGTTGTTGTAGTGAAGAATTTTCGTGGGGTTATACTAATTTCTGTTTGAAGTTTCGATTTTTGGTATTGGGCTGTTTTCATTTTGTGGGTTTTGATCAGCTGAGGAAAATATTGAATGGTTCATCTTTGTTTGATCATTTTGTTATTTGGGAATTTGATCTTTTTGGTTTGAATTTCAAGATTTGTTTTGGGTGTTTGATTGTGTCatgtaaaattttaagaaatgcCAGCAACAGATTTTTCAACTTTTGGGAGGTCTATTCTGAGTTTACGTCGCGATCAACAAGTACATTCTATGGAATCTGGTGGTCATGAGGGAACTAGCCATGAGCTTGAGCTTGAAGCTTTTCAAAAACAAGTAGCTGAACGTTTCAATGATTTGGCATCTGCTGACTCTGATCAGCTTTTGTCGATTCCTTGGATTCATAAATTATTGGAAGTGTTTCTATCTTGCCAGGAGCAGTTTAAGTCTGTTGTGTCGAAGAATAAGGGATTGTTGAATAAATCCCCTGCTGATCGTTACGTAATGGAATATTACGAAAGGAGTGTGAAAGCTTTAGATGTGTGTAATGCGATACGTGATGGGATTGAGTTGATCAGGCAATGGCAGAAGCAGTTGGAGATTGTTTATTATGCATTGGATAACCAGAGGAGTATTGGGGAAGGTCAAATTCGTCGTTCAATGAAAGCTTTGATTGATTTGGCAATTGGAATGATTGATGAAAAAGAGAGTAATTCAAGTTTTGCTCATAGAAACAGGTCATTTGGACGAAACAATGCTCAGAAGGATAATAATTCGTTGGGCCAATTTCGATCATTATCATGGAGTGTATCGCGGAATTGGTCTGCTACTAAGCAACTTCAAGCAATTGGTCAAAACTTAGTTGCtccaaaaaataatgaaattagtGCCACCAATGGATTAGCTACAGCTGTTTTTACAATgagttatgtgctttactttgTAATGTGGACGCTTGTGGCTGCAATTCCTTGCCAAGACCGTGGCCTTCAAACGCATTTTCATGTTACTAGGCAATTCGTTTGGGCTGCTCCTGTTCTCACCCTCCATGATAGGATTTTGGAGGAGTCAAGAAAGAGGGAGCGTAAAAATGCTTGTGGATTGTTGAGGGAGATTAATAAGATTGAGATGTGTGCCCGCCACATGAATGAATTGACCGATACCATTCACTTCCCCCTTTCAGAGGAAAAGGAAGGagaagttaagcaaagagttcAGGAGCTTGGGATAGTCTACTATGGTCTAAAAGATGGATTGGGCCCGTTGGAGCGTCAGGTACGAGAAGTGTTTCATAGGATTGTTCGAAGCAGGACTGAGGGGCTCGACTCTATTGGATGAGGGATTCATTAGTGTTACAGGTAAAAAGGAACCACGATTCCATTTAGAGTTGTAGTAGTCGAGTGTGTGCGCCTCTGCAACCATTAGAAAAGCAGATTATGCTCTTAGTTTTCCCCTTGTTTCTTTTCGTTTCATTTTGTTTGCCCTTTTTTAGATGAGAAGAATAGGGAGGATTAAATGGTGCAATGTCCCAAAATATTCTAAAGAGGTAAACTCATGTATTTGTCGCTATGTATTATGTAAAGAATGCAAAATAGTTGGATCTCTGGTCCATGTTgtgttgttcatcttgtgtaAGGTTGTTTAGTCAGTTACCTCTGTAACAGAGtttcatttgaatattttgcTTCTGTTATATATTATGCATTTATTGAAGTTCTTGCATTAGTCTCCAAGTTACTATCTTGTCCAATTGTAATGTGTGTAAGAGTTGTTTAGCAGCTCTCTATGAATAACCATCCATACGAAGaatctcttatttttattttatttctcttatagTTTGGCATTTTCTTTATCGTATTTCAATGATGATGCCAAACAAAGTTTTTTCTATTCTTCTGTCATGGTTAACTGTCGGGTATGTTCTCCAAATACTTATAGTACGATGTCTGATCTTTCATTGCACAAGTCTGTTCTCTTTACATTCCATAGCCTGCTGGTCACAAACTACTTTCTCTTGTTCCATGGGAtaacatttttgttttttggttcTCATTTTCTCTTCTGGAATCTCAAGATCTTTGATCTATGGATTTTGGACCAGTGTTCTTTTCCTCTATACGGGAGCCTTGGTGTAACCAGTAAAGTTGTTTTCAGTTTTCACGTGACCAGGAGGTCAAGGGTTCGAGCAGTAGAAACAACCTGTTGCAGAAATGCAGGGCAAGGCTGCGGACAACAGACCCTTGTGATCCGGCCGTTTCTTGAACTCCGTGCATCGCGGGAGCTTAGTGCACCGGGTTGTCCTTTTCTGACAGGAGTACTGGCTTTGTCATTGACCGTCTTCGTGGTCAATAGCAGAACGTTGTCAATGACTTATTATAAGGTTTTGTTGACCAATGCCCATCTGAAGTTCTTGTTTTCTACTTGAAATTGTCTGATATTTCAGGTTAGTATTAAACAATTCTCATCATGTGAGCTGTAAGGAGGTTGTGGTCTCAAGATATTGGTCAAAGGCTTTTCGTTGACTGAGTCAAATGTCTCGATAATGGTAGCCACAAAGTTAATTTTAGTCAAACAAAAGCATCTTCAGGTAATGACTAATTTCTCACTAATTTGCCTGCATGTTCTTGCTTATCTATATCACAAGatatattagtattatatatAACAAGTTTTTGTACGTTTATGTCTTGAGCCACGTCTCAATCTCAGCTGCTATCGTTTAGTAAAGATGTCTTTTTGTTTTACAATATTGTGAACAAACAACATGTTACATACATTGATAACGTAAAAATCCTTTATACCGTATAGTATAGCCTGTAGGTGCTTAAGTTAAACTCGGTAAACTATTGTTCCATTTAAATCAGGACCCAATTTTAATGTTTAACAATGTATTCATGTGTTTGGAATCAAACGCTAAATCTTGTTTGAAGGCGAATTTGGACGAAACTTTGTAAGAAGACTTTCGTCCACATAACCTCATAATCCAAAGTATAATTGTTTATGAAGCAAAGCATTTATGCTTTTCTCTCAAATCTAGCATATGCTTTTGTTAGTTCTTGACTTAAAATTAGTATTTTAACTTTGCTCAATCAAGTTTTCCTCAACAATCACCAAAAATGGATACGGAATTGAGATCCAAGGTAGCAAGAGTTTCAGATGAATTCAACTCCAATGAATTCTTTCAGTTTCCGAGAGATCGAGCTGGCGTTGCTTTCCAGTCTACAGAAACAAACTCTATGTTCGTCGTCACTGCTCATTTGAAAGGTTTATCTCTACCTTGTATGTTTGACTTAATTCTATGAGAATGCCGTTTCCTGGTATTTGGTTACTACAGGGGCAGAGGTAGAAGCCTAAATACGAGTTCTGCTGAACTCAATAGCATTTGCTCGAAAGTATTTATGCAAAGACAttggttatttttatttgattgtggAAAATATTTGTGTAGGTTATACGCGAGGAAACATAAAGGTTGATCTTAACGAGAACAAGACTAAACTGGTGGTAACGTGTGAGAAGCCGGTCCAAGAAACTCTAACGATTGGGCATGAAGTGATCAAGAAAGATGTACAGATTAGAAAATTTACAAAGTCAATCCAGATTCCAGATGGGGTAATCGTGGACGAAATTATAACTAATTTCAATGAGGAAACCTCCAACCTGACTATTACAATGCCAAAGAGGTTGAAGGAGCCAGAGCTTGTTACCCAGACGCCTTATACAATTCTTAAAAGAGCGAGATTTCAAGAAGACGAAGGATCAGCTGATTCAGTAACTGCATCTCGAAAAGGACTAATCGAACAGCATGATGCTAAAGATGAAGTTCCCGAAAGGAAAATCGAAACAGGTGAATgtagaaatttgaaaaatgatgaaGTTTGTGAAAAAGAGGAGGATAAACTGCCTAAAAGGAGCAAGGTATGTGTTCCTGTTATTGTTGGATCAGGTGTAATGTTATCTGTAGTTGTCTTTGTGATTCtttttatgagaaaaaagaaGCAACCTGGAAAAAGAAAAGCATAAGACAGAGAACATTTGTTGAACCTATGTATACATTCAATTTATTGTGTGACCTCGaatatcatataaattcttGCGATATTCTtaaagagatcaagatatgTCAGACTCTTCTTGACAACcaaatatttcaagaaaatcaTTCATGGAAATAAAGTCCAACTCATCCTAATTCGAGAAATATGTTATTAACGACTCTCAGATCAGAGAAATCTTTGAAGATAAGAATTAAGGGAGGAGCAAAATTGTTGTCATACTGTTTTATCAATAATATTCTTGTTTCTTCAATAGGTCAAAGATAAATTTCAGGAATCAcatagttttaatatgaaattttaatgtGAAATTACAATATATCCCTCTTTAGTttctaattacattaattcattaaaaagTAACACAAATCAGCTATATTAATATGTAGCTCTGATACATTAAAGAGTATctcggatacattaaaaattagctcggatatattattaaataagtcGAATATAATATAGATCGTATACCGTAAATATTGACTTGGATACATTTCTCAAATTATTAGTCTAATAAGTTTTATTATAACTCATAAATattagtagattaaataaagtTCAAATCAATATTAATGCAAACAAAAAATGTGCCACCATGTTTCCCTAGTAGTACTTTCTTCCAATTGCTTCCAGAGACTTCAGATTCAAATAGAAGATGCTCCATTGTTTCATTAAATATtggtttataaaattaaaatatgtaacataattttattctttttaatatctagtcatataattaatagtattagatttattttagcatgcattaatacttttaaattatcaCCATTTCTATTTTGACTTATCAATATGCACTATttgttttatgtgatttttctttaaaaaaattgttattgaatattttattgcCATCTCTTATTAGATATATTTCTTTGCacattatacattatttttaggacaagcaacacaaatatatatacgtTATTTTTAGGACAAgcaacacaaatatatatagaaaaaaactaatattataaaaaaaaaaaattagctaaGCCACATAGTTTTCCCCAACTTTAATGAGATTTAGGTCCCACGAGATCATTAAAATTACATCAATTTTCCTCAACTTTTCAACTTGGCTTCTTACGTAATTAAATTTGTCATTTACATGTTCTTAAAAAAGTAGGAacaagctatatatatatatatatatatatatatatataaataaaagattatGATTTAACTAGTTAAGATATTTATCGGAAAGtaatacaattatttaaattatgacctaattataaaaatttaaatgtcaTTTATATTGTTAATGTATAGATCTTAACTCGTGTTAACGACTAAATATCAAAGCATATAGATATAGTCTCAACGGGATAGAATAGTCTTTGTTTAAGGAGAGTCAATCGAtaccttttcattaaaaatatatattatgttgataCGCTAACttatttttgtgtgtatatattataaatgttaacattttttctttctttcgtatTTACTTTCTTTAGAttctatattttctttgtgACAATCTTGACTtcacaacataataataataacaataataaaaacacatttCGCTTGGATCGATTTAATAAAAACTTATGTAAATACTCAATATCTATAGATCAGGTGTagtcttttataaaataaaataatacggggcaaaaaggaaaggaaaatagaaaaaagccgagatcacaaaaaaattaaactattattAATAAGATGAAAATTCAAATAGCAAATACGTTATAGAATTTCAAAGATAAGATATAAGGTATAGTCGTACGtttagatatacatataaataaaaatattcttagaCGTTACAACTTATATATTATTGCAACTGTTAACAAATAGTACCTAAATTACTTAATAAAGCCTGATTTAATAAAACt
Proteins encoded in this window:
- the LOC101257050 gene encoding protein BYPASS1-LIKE, whose protein sequence is MPATDFSTFGRSILSLRRDQQVHSMESGGHEGTSHELELEAFQKQVAERFNDLASADSDQLLSIPWIHKLLEVFLSCQEQFKSVVSKNKGLLNKSPADRYVMEYYERSVKALDVCNAIRDGIELIRQWQKQLEIVYYALDNQRSIGEGQIRRSMKALIDLAIGMIDEKESNSSFAHRNRSFGRNNAQKDNNSLGQFRSLSWSVSRNWSATKQLQAIGQNLVAPKNNEISATNGLATAVFTMSYVLYFVMWTLVAAIPCQDRGLQTHFHVTRQFVWAAPVLTLHDRILEESRKRERKNACGLLREINKIEMCARHMNELTDTIHFPLSEEKEGEVKQRVQELGIVYYGLKDGLGPLERQVREVFHRIVRSRTEGLDSIG
- the LOC104644273 gene encoding uncharacterized protein, coding for MDTELRSKVARVSDEFNSNEFFQFPRDRAGVAFQSTETNSMFVVTAHLKGLSLPCYTRGNIKVDLNENKTKLVVTCEKPVQETLTIGHEVIKKDVQIRKFTKSIQIPDGVIVDEIITNFNEETSNLTITMPKRLKEPELVTQTPYTILKRARFQEDEGSADSVTASRKGLIEQHDAKDEVPERKIETGECRNLKNDEVCEKEEDKLPKRSKVCVPVIVGSGVMLSVVVFVILFMRKKKQPGKRKA